The sequence GTGAGGATAAGAAAGTATTTCTCTTCTCAAGTTCTTCTATTCCATTATTACAAGAAAGGAATAAAGAGATAAATAATGTTGCACAAATACTTTTTATATTTATATTTTTAATATTTATTTTCATATATTACGTGCCTCCTTTTCCTCTATCCTTCAACCAAGGAGGCCAGACACAAACAAAAGGGAAACACTTCTATATAAGAAATGTTTCCCTTAAATAAATTTATTACTCTATTTACTTATTTTCGATTAATTTTTAGTTTCTGTAGTGACAGGAGTATCATCAGCATTTATGTTCATAGCTTTTTTAACTTCCTGAAGTCCTGTATCAATGGTTTTTCTTATTGCTATAGTCAATGTATTTAACGCCTTAGTTACTGCACTTACTGCTGTTCCTTTAATTTCAGCAGCAACAGCCCCATTGTTCTCAGCACTAGCATTAGCGAATTTGCCATTTTTAGCCATTGCTCTTAAAGCTATAGCACCTGCAATAGTTGCATCTTTAGCTCTACCAGTAGTGTTAACAGATGCAGCATTATTCTTAGCTAACTTAGCCGCATCACCACCATCTTTAACTATAGCTTTTAGAATATCAGTACCAATTACTGCTCCAACAGCTTTAGCCGCATCGGTTGCTGACTTCTTAGTTTGATCGGCATCACCAGCATTACCAGCACCAACAAACAATTTAGTTGCCTCCCCATTACCAGGATTGTCACTAGTCCTTTGACCACCATCCTCAGCCTTTGTATCAGTACCAGCCTCAGCATTTCCCTTATCCTTAAGTGCTATACCTACAATTTCCTTAATTCCCTTTACCAAGCTTTCAACGCTTTCAGATTGAGCACCAGCACCATGAGCAGCATTACCACCAGCACCTTTAGAAGCAATATTACCAAGCAACTCACTAGCATTATCAATGGCCTCACTAGCAGTCTTTGCTCCACCAATTATATTATCAAGCTTTTCACTAACTAATTTGTTTACTTCAGTCTCTACACTAGTAGCATTAGGATTATTTGCAGCTCTCATGTTATCAACAATTTTATTAAGCTTATCTTTAATGATTTGAACAGTGTCTTGGACTTTTTTAAAGTAATCTCCAACCTCAGACTTTTTAGTTTCCTTATTAAACCCTAAAACAGTACCTGTCATCTCACCAAAAGAAGTGAAAACAGTTAAGAAGTCATTACCTAAATTAGCAAGTGAGGATAAGAACTGATTTCTCTTCTCAAGTTCTTCTATTCCATTATTACAAGAAAGTAATAAAGAGATAAATAATGTTACACAAATACTTTTTACTTTAATATTTTTAATATTTATTTTCATATATTACGTGCACCCCTGTTTCCATTACTAAAAGAGGCAAAATACAACAAAAAGGAAACCACTCCATACAAGAAGTATTTCCCTTTAATGACTTTATTATTTAGTCCACTTATTTCTTATTATTTATTTAGTAGCAACACCAGCTTCACTGCTTACAGTAGTATCACTAGCATTAATTTTCATAGCATCTTTAACAGTTTTAAGTCCTTCATCAAGAGTTTTTCTTATTGCTATTGTGAGTATATTTAACGCTTTAATTACTGCACTTACTGCTACTCTTTTAACCGTAGTGGTCACATTAGCCTTAGAAGAATCAGGACCAGAAAACTTACCATCTTTAGCCATTGCTCTTAGTGCTATAGCTCCTGCTATAGTTGCATCGTTAGCACCAGCAGCAGCAGATACACTAGCAGCAGCATCAGAAGTATTTTTAGCTAAATTAGCAGCTTTTCCACCATCTTTAACCATAGCTTGTAATATGTCAGCACCAGTAACTGCTGAAACAGCTTTTGATGCATCTCTTGCTACTTTAGCCGCCACACTACCAGCAGCACCGGCATTATCTCTAGCAAATAATTTGCCTGCATTATCATTACTACTACCAGTTCTCGTATCGCCAGCAGTACCATTATCTTGAACGGGACCGTTAGTATCCCCCGCATCAGGTTTACCCACATTTTCAAGTACTACTCCTACTATACCCTTAATTCCCTCTACCAGATTATCAATTTCCTTACCAGCAGCCCCAGCATTCTGATCAGCAACATTAGCAATTAGATTACTATCAGAACCAATAGCCTCACCAGCAGTCTTAGCCCCTTTTATTATCTTATCAAATATATTAGTCACCAAGTTATTTACAGCAGTCTCAACACTAGCAGCATTAGGATTATTATCATTCTTCATGCCAGTAACAATGTTATTAAGCTTATCTTTAGTTCCTTGTACAGCATCTTGCACTTTTTTAAAGTAAGCCCCAACATCAGACTTTTTAGTTTCAGTATTAAATCCTAAAACACCCCCAAATGAATCACCAAAAGAAGTGAAGATATTTAAGAAGTCATTACCTAAATTAGCTAGTGAGGATAAGAAAGTATTTCTCTTCTCAAGTTCTTCTATTCCATTATTACAAGAAAGGAATAAAGAGATAAATAATGTTGCACAAATACTTTTTATATTTATATTTTTAATATTTATTTTCATATATTACGTGCCTCCTTTCTCCCTTACTTCAACTAAAAAGGCTAGACACAAAAAAGGGAAACAACTCCTACATAAAAGATTGTTTCCCTTAAATAACTTTATTATTCTGTTATTATTTAATTTGACAACTTACTTATTTAACAACAGTACCAACCTCTGTAGCTACAGGATTATCATTAAGATTAATTTTCATAGCTTTTTTAACTTCTTTAAGTCCTTCATCTATTGTCTTTCTTATTGCAATAGTTAAAGTATTTAGTGCCTTAGTTACTGCACTTAGAGCTACCTTTTTAACAGCAGTAGAAATATCATTGCCAAAATTACCATTAGCAAATTTACCATCTTTAGCCATAGCTCTTAATGCTATAGCCCCTGCAATAGTTGCATCTTTTGCATTATTAGCAGCAGCAGCAGTACTAGCACTATTAGTCGCCAACTGAGCAGCTTTTCCATCATTACCTTGAGAAATAGCTTTTAAAATGTCAGCACCTGTTGCTGCCCCAACAGCTTTTGCTGCATCAGTTGCAACTTTTTTAGCATTAACATCACTTCCAGCACCATTAGACCCACTAACAAACAACTTAGCTACACCAGTACTATCAGTTCTTGATGCATTGCCATCTTCTGCTTTTTTATCA comes from Borrelia coriaceae and encodes:
- a CDS encoding variable large family protein gives rise to the protein MKINIKNIKVKSICVTLFISLLLSCNNGIEELEKRNQFLSSLANLGNDFLTVFTSFGEMTGTVLGFNKETKKSEVGDYFKKVQDTVQIIKDKLNKIVDNMRAANNPNATSVETEVNKLVSEKLDNIIGGAKTASEAIDNASELLGNIASKGAGGNAAHGAGAQSESVESLVKGIKEIVGIALKDKGNAEAGTDTKAEDGGQRTSDNPGNGEATKLFVGAGNAGDADQTKKSATDAAKAVGAVIGTDILKAIVKDGGDAAKLAKNNAASVNTTGRAKDATIAGAIALRAMAKNGKFANASAENNGAVAAEIKGTAVSAVTKALNTLTIAIRKTIDTGLQEVKKAMNINADDTPVTTETKN
- a CDS encoding variable large family protein, producing the protein MKINIKNINIKSICATLFISLFLSCNNGIEELEKRNTFLSSLANLGNDFLNIFTSFGDSFGGVLGFNTETKKSDVGAYFKKVQDAVQGTKDKLNNIVTGMKNDNNPNAASVETAVNNLVTNIFDKIIKGAKTAGEAIGSDSNLIANVADQNAGAAGKEIDNLVEGIKGIVGVVLENVGKPDAGDTNGPVQDNGTAGDTRTGSSNDNAGKLFARDNAGAAGSVAAKVARDASKAVSAVTGADILQAMVKDGGKAANLAKNTSDAAASVSAAAGANDATIAGAIALRAMAKDGKFSGPDSSKANVTTTVKRVAVSAVIKALNILTIAIRKTLDEGLKTVKDAMKINASDTTVSSEAGVATK